The genomic window AACTTGTCACTGCGTGTACGTGTACGTGTATGTGTTCTACGTATAATACGGAGAATGGAGAGACAAAGCTAGCCCACGAGCGGCCTGCTGCCCTTTGGAAGAGTGATTTTGAAAACCAACATCTGGTGGTCCAAATTCAGTCCTGATTTATCCGCGTACGGGGTTTTTCCAAAGTTGATAAACCCTAGTCCTCGAGGATTAGCAGCGAGCCAACATGGATATGCCAACATACGCCAAAAACGTACCATGTTGAGTAATAAAGTCATTGTCAGAGGATGCGAACAAGAAGTACTCCTCTGCACTGTGCTTCCCGTCTTCGTTCTCGACTGGGACCAAAGCAATGCCCTCCCATTTCTCGTTCAACAGCCCGCCATCCCGAGGACCGCCGTTGTGCAAGCCAAATCTACTCAGCTGCGCTTTGACGTTGAAATCGATCAAGGGGCAGACTGTCGCGGGCGTAATGTCAGACTTTAATACGCCGGCTACTACGATCAGTAGATGTTTGTAtcagatttttttttcagggAGATACGGGCGAACCTGTGCTCGCAATCGACGCATTAAAGGCGTCGTGTGCAGGCCCCTTGACATTCGTCGCGTTGGAGATGTCAAAGATGTCAACATGTCTATATATCGATTCCCAGCTGGACAGATTGCCTCCGTTGTTGGAGTCTCtcggcaagaagaagaactgCGTGTCCGAGACGAAGTGCATGTCGGACTGCGAAGCTACGGCAGTCTTGCCAGAGGCGTCCTTGAAGGTAGGCAGCGGCACGACATACTCCCCCTGGTACACGACAGCTTGCTTGTCCTCGGTCGAGTATTGCAGCAGGCGGGTGTATTGACGGGTTTTCGAGCTCGACCCGCCGTCCTGGACAGCGGCGGATTGAAGAAGCGCCCATAGAGTCTGCCCATCCGGACTGGCCGTCATTCCCTCGAATCCCTGGTTATTCTGGCGCCCCTGGGTCGGGTTAGATGGGATAGGCTTCTTGGTAAGATTGTACGCTGGAGGGTTGTTTGACGAGAAGCTGCCACATTGCCTCCTTGTCAGTCCGAATACGGCCCCTTCAAGACGGAATACTGACCTCACAGTGCCGTTTCTCAGAGGGAGAAGAGCATTCGGCGGCGCTACGGCGGCCGTCATTCTGCCATTCTTGTCAAACTTGTAGATATACGGGCCGTACTCGTCGCCAATCCAGAagccgccgtctttggcgagaACCAGTGCTTCTGGGTCGAGCGCAACGCGTTTCCAACCCGGGCCCTGTCCGCCAAAGCCATCTCCGGcgcttgttgctgctgggagGAGTGGGAAACCGGGATATTGCAAACCTCCCGTCTGGTCCGCGTCCAGGCCGGTCATGGGCGTGCCATCTGGGCCGGTGAGCAGAGTCGAGTTCTGGTATACAAAGGCGACATTTGGGGGCGACGGATGAGCAGCACTCGCGCTCGTATTGGGCGTCAGTGTTACGAGGAATTCATGGACACGCGGCTGGAAGTTGATTGTGCCCTGCGTGTTCCATCCGCGGTCCGGCAAGCCGTACAGCCTGCCTTGATACTTGGGGCCGTTTTTGGACCAAGACGTAATTGCGATGGATGAGCCCAGGCTGATGGAGTCTCCAAATTTGTCCAGAGCATCGCTACGGACAAAGCCGTATCCTGCGAGCTCGTTATACGTGTATGTCTTGCCTGCGCAGGTGGTTGAGAAGACGTGATGCTGGGATACGGCCGAACCAGCAGACACGGCGAACACGGCCAGCGAAGCGCGCACTTGGAACATCGCGGATTATTGCCAGTCGGTGCAATGGGACATGGAAACGGGCGGACAAGCAAGTACCTTGCTTTCGGGAGAGGACCAGCAGCGGCATAACGGCGATGCAGCCCTTTAAGTTGGGCGCCTGTGCCGTCTCCCAGCTCGTGGGAGACTAAACACTGCATGTCATTTATTAATCCATCCAGGGTTGTCACTGGTCAGTATgcattgtacatatgcaGTGTTGACGGAAACGAAAAAGCCTCAAAGCTTTTTAACCCGTCAACAGAAAACGGGAAAAGGCCAGCCTCTAAACGGAAACGGAAAAAGGCCTCTTAAAATGCTTCCGGCTAAAAGCCTAATTAATAACTTGGTGTCGGTGGCAGGGTTTGTTTATAACTTGAGCAACATCCAAGTTGAGTGGCCATGTCTCCCGTGTGCTGACGGTACAACCTGCAGATCATTTGtggcttctttttttttttggcgtcgCGCATACATACATCAAGTTACCAATCGATCGACCCGTTGGCCCAGTGTTCAACTAATGGGGTTTCGGGCGCCGTGCACAAAAGTTGAAACAAGATTGTGAAGTGACGACATGTTGCAAGGAGGTTGACAAACTTGGCCCTCTTGCGCAGTTCGAGGCTCGACAGAGTCTGGGTATGGATAAGCGCGGTGTAGAAGACGAGCAAAGGATTTTTAACATGTTGCAACAAGTGAAATTTATAATTATGCAACAACTCCAAGTGTGCCATTCCGTCCTCGAGTTGTACAGAACGGTCGCTGTTAATATAATACACAGAAAGCAGCCGTCTTCAACAACACAGCAGGGCTCGCTATATGGTCTGTGAACCGGCCGCCTGACTCGAAGACTCGGCCATGACGACTgcctttttctccttcttttgaGACTGGTCGAAGAAGGGCGTCTTGCAGAGCGGACAAGTGTTGTGTTGCCGCAGGTACCACGTATCCAGGCACGATGAATGGAAATAGTGTTGGCATGGTAAACGCCGgaccatgtcgtcgtctttcAAAACATCCAGGCAGATGGCACTGTAGGCGAGCTAGTTAGCACAGGTGACGGCCTAGGATGGAATCGTATGCTTCCTCCTCTTTTTCGTTTCCGCCGCTCTAGATATCGATATCTGATGGAGGCGGCGCGAGAGACGTACCAGACTATAACGTTGTCAAAGGAACAGGACGCCGGTGGCTTGGGCTCAGGCTCGGCCTTTTCTTGGTCGTTTCCATAGGCACGACTTGGTGCCACGCCGTCCAGCTTTAATATGGACGCGAGTCTCTTGCGTTTTCCAGCCTCCAAGTCCTCCGGGCTGCCACCGCCGCGGTTCTTGCACAGAAGTCTGCCATGGATATTCAGCTAGCTACTCAGATGACGGTTACTCATGAGAAGAGGCAGGCCCATACCTGGAGAGCAACACAAGGACGACAAATATACCCGCCAGAATACCGAGCACGATTCCGACTGCGACACTCCCGCCGTCGCTGGTGGGCTGTGGGTTGATGTTGTCGGGATTAGTAGATGATGACATTGTGTATTACATGCAGCGTGATGGATATTCCAGGAGCGGCGCCGTCAGGACATATCGCGCTTATGTAGCTTCGAGAATCAAGCCGCAGCATCGTTTGCTCGGGCggtccaagaccaagagcTCGCAGCTTTTCAGTCAACACGGCGCACACCTCGCGTTCAAGGTCCACGACGTGTTCCTTTTATGCCTGATAGCAAGTGGGCAAATAAAGCCGTCCTTGCCCACCGGGCAAGCCTCCCAGGCTGGGCTCAGCGAACCGGAATGCCGATGGCtgagatggccatgatggcttgcGATGAGCAAAGGCCAACTGGCCCAATGCTCGACTGCGAACCATCAGAGTGGATGGCCGAGTGAGCCAAGCAACGGTCGCGGCTCGTCCGCCAACCTGAATCAGTATTGATTCTTAACGCCATCCAGAACCAGACTCCTTGGCGATAACTCGACTACGTTGCGAGGGGTGGCGTGACGTGGAACAAAGGGCTGTGCATCCCGTCTTgagtcttgagtcttgacaatCCCCATGTTGCGGGCGAGCAGGGCCGGGTTGCAAATCGCCAACTCGGTGGTATTTCCGTCAACAGAAGCTCGTACAGTACACGAGAAATACTGCCAATCGCCAAAACACAAGCCAACTCGTTGCAGCTTCTTTCAACTCCCCTGTATCCAAGAGACGGCACTGTGGGCTGAGCTCTTCTTGTAAACATCTGGTCCAAAACTACGCAGCTAATACTATAGCTACAAGCCAGCAGATGACTAGCAAAGACCCGACTTGCCTGCCACGTAATCCAGCCACGAGCGAAAAAGCCGCTCGCTAAAGCTACGACTGCCAAGGTAGTTGTATGTAGTAGAGTACCAAAGTCAAATGGAATGCGTCGGCTCCAGGTGGCGCTTCTGCGCAGTGTAGATGGACGGGACGGGTTTCTAGTGAGACACCCGGGACAACCAAGGAGTGGACGAAACAACAAAGAATGCTCAGCGGAACAAACAATGCGTCTCATACAAGACGGCAGGGAAACGTTTAACCTTTTAACAAGGCGAGTTATCGATCCCTCGGCTCCCCCAGTTACATGGTAGATTGCCCGCCGGGGTACAGTTCACAACGCTTACAGCGTTCAACATGTCGGTTCTCAAGGTGGCTTAATCGGAGCTGCTAACCCATGGCTATATTCCCCGCAAGACAACGCCCTGTAGCTAGCTAATCGACATCATCGTTCGTCTCGCTAAAATCGGACTTGTGGACGGGCGGGCGGTCGCAAAATATCCCCTTCATTTCAGCCTCCCCCCACAAACCGATAGACAGCATCCGCAAGTCAACACTTTTCTATAACGACAAGATCATTCCATCAAGacattacggagtagtagtgtCTAGAATAGCCGCCTCTGCCAGCTGGGAGACTCTCCAGGAGAATCCAAGGCGCCAGCAGTCTTGCCTAGCCCCTCGTGCTGTGTTTCCGTGCCAAGCAGTCGAGACTGGAAGCATCGCCGTGCCAGTCCAGTCTTTGATTTAACAGAGACGATATTtatggagaagaagctcaagccgGCCAAGTTTGTGCGAGCGCAACGCCTGGCCGGCCAAGAGTAGAGCGATCCGGCTCAGCCTTGTCGAGGTTCTGGACCTGTGGCACAACTTCGCCCAGCTGCAGCGAATCGAGAGCAATCGCCGGCCCCCCTCGCGTTGACGCAGGTGTGGCCCATGGGATGAGATGGCACGATGGGGATTCCCCCGCAGAACGTGGTGGCGCCACCCTTTGGCTTTTGCCTCCGAGACTCCCACAGCCACGGTTCTGTCTGTATGTAGCTGGACCCTGTTGAACttggtgctgttgctgggCAGTGGTCACCAACGGCAGGTGACGAGGTCCTTTATCTCGTCTGTAGCGAGGAATTGGGAACGCGGTGACGGCGCTGCATGCGTTTCCGACTTGGGAACAGGAGGATACCTCGGCGTGGCGTGTTGGTCACGCCCACGAGTATAACTACTACGTACTATCGACTTGAGGACTCGGATCGCGTGCCGAATCACGACAAGTCTTCTGTGTCGACAGCTCGCATACAGTAGCCTCACGCTGGGCAATGGCATAATTAACACGGATTGTGGTCCGGCAACCTTTTACCAAAGACGGACATGATATGCCAGAAGTTAGAACTGCCACGTCACAACTGGTGCTTTCCATTTGAGCAGCTTCTCCGGCGTGGCCTGATGAGATGCGCATGTGGAAATGGCACCGAGTAAATAGAGAGCAGATGGCTGTGCGCGACGTGTCATGCCATGCGGGTATCtcaccacatgcatgcatgtccttgagcttgccgccCATCATGTCATCCCGCCATGCATTGCCGGTGACGtagcttcttcttgtttgaCCTTTTTTTGTTCCAGACATGATGAGAGGGCAATCGCGTCTTGTTTCACCCTGTAAGCCACCGGAAAGCTTCGGTTCATACGTATCTACCAAACACATTTATTTGTAGGAGCTTGCCCAGCACTCACCACCACCCTCACCACTCTCAAATGAGTTTTGTTTTTTCAAAACGCCTACATCACTTGAAAACTCGTCATAAACTGCGCACAACAACCTCACATGGCACCCAAAGTCGAATGCATAAACCCTTGTTGTCCTTCTCGCAAAGTGCCAACCCCCCGACTCCGTCGCTCTGCTTCGATTTCCAGCATCCAACATCACCACCCGCCCTGGACGACTCCTTCGAGCGCCGCCATCACAGATCTGCCGCTGGAACTGATTTACAACATCTTCGACATCCTTGACCCCATCGACTGCACAtgtcttggccttgccaacCGACGATTCTACGCCGTCCTCCGCCATCTCTACGGCTCCGTCCCGCTGAGCTGTCAACGCCTCGGGCCCAATGATCTAGAATGGGCGTGGAACTGGGCCCAAACGTCCGAATCCCAATGTTCCTGCTCGACGCAGAGGCGGGGTTCGGTGCAAAGTAGAGAATCGTCACCACTGCCCTCTGAATCTCGGTCAACGGCCGTCGAGCCAAACAAGGGCCAGGGATTCTGTCGCCACTGCGGTGCCAATCGCTGCCAACTACACAGGCACCTGTATTGCTGGATGGGCGTCAACGACCACCGTTCCGAATACTGTTTCGTGGCGGAAAGATTTCTGCCTCCGGCTGACCAAAGTCCGGTGAAGCATTGCTACTTGACCAAGCCGGGCTGGCCTCGCCGGTGCGGCAAGCATCCTTCCAGCGATATCATCTCTACTCCTGGACACCATACCGTCAAGGTGTGACTTGATACTTTCCATCCGTGTTTAGTTCTCGCCCGTCGTTACACCCAGACAAAGACACGAGGCCAGTCAAACCGAGCGATAATCACGGGAAAGGGAATACTCGAAAACGTCTGACACATGTACGGATCCGCATGTTGCTGGCAACACGTCGTATTGTATTATTTTTCAAACTTGTATACTGGCCAGCTTTGCACTCCAGCCAGGAGCTCCTCTTATGCCGAAACGTCCAGCGGAGACTTGCAGCCAAAAGCATTCAGCTGAGGAACCGCATAGATCTGGATCAGGTTCATGACGGAAGAATATATGCCGAGGGCACACAAGGCCATGGCACCGAGGAAATACAGCAGATTGAAGACGTTGAGGTACCAACGGGCACCGAAGAAGCCGCGCACCCAGCGCCTGATTCCGCCATCGCGCGCCGCCAGCTCGCCGGTGCTTGGGTCGAACCCGGCTTCTCCCTCCATGGCGGACTTTTGGATCTGATAGCCTATGTGCAAAAGCGGCGGGAACGAGTACGTAAACTGCAAGATgcagacggcggcgacgatgccggTGAAGCCGGCGAAATCGGGAATCGCTGCTCCGATTACATAGGCCATAGACCAGTAGATTGGGACGAGAGCAAACCAGATATATCGACCGTGCTTGCTTTCCAGCGGCGGGGCCTTGAAGAATTCGACAAGAATGTTGTTATAGAGCACTGTCGTCATCTGTTAGCATGTGGCTGCTACACatgaaaaaaaggaataCACACCTTTGATACCAATATTGCCGTAGAGCGTAGCCGCAATCAGAGCGGATACAATGGCCAGGGAGTTGCCTGCTGTTTGCAAGCCGTACGCAGATATTCCCAGATATGCAGGCGTCTGCACGTACTGGCCCTGGAAGCCGTACATGAAGAGCCCGTATAGCATGTAGCAGATGTAGATGAAGAGCTGGGCAGACCACATGCCCTTGAGAAAGTCTCTGGGGCGCCTCATTTCGGCCATGAACTCGGGAAAGATCATGGATCCGCCGTACGAGTACACGGCTTGCATGGCGCCGTTGAGCGAGGCCGCAAAGTTGCCAGAGTCAGGCAGGGCCGCGCTGTGCTGGACGGGGGGGTACGTTCCGTTGACGGGGGTGACGAGTGCCGGATCGATGGAATAgcccgccgacgaggcggaCGCAGAGTAGAGAGGCGGCgtgtgggcggcggcgcccatgGTGATGAACATGATGAGCAggttgatgaagacggccacGTTGGCAAGCCAGGTGAACTTTTGCAGGGTCCGAATCTGGCCCAGGACgaagccggcgagggccCAGACCAGGCAGCAAATAGCATAGCAGAGCTTGAATTTTACGGCTTCCGACAACGCTTCGCCGTTGGATATGATGATGGCGCCGACGTTGCAGATAAGCTGGATGGCCTGAAGGACGTTGAACAAGTAGCGGCACCATGTTCCGTAGACACGGAAGCCTATGTCTCCGAATGACTTGATGGGAAACTGAAATGAATCAAGGCCTGGACCGATTAGTTGAGCTTGTCGGAACCAATAGACATGAATTGATACAACCATGTTGTAGTTGAGGATCAACCTACCCATGAAGCAATCCCACAGCAGATATCCAGAAAACCCCGCCATGAATCCAAAGACGGTATACAGAGCGGTACCCGGTCTATTCGTGTCGTGTTAGTTGCCGTCTCGTCAAGTTCTCGAAACCATGTTGGCTCATCTCATGACACTCACCCCCAACCAGTCGTTGCGAAAGCATAGGGCAAGCCAAAGGGACCCAAAATATCGGTAGTGATGAGGTAGAAGATAGCACCGGTCCCAGCGGTTCTCAGGGCCCTCGAGGCGTTTGTCCACTCCTCGTCGGAAATAATCTTGCGCTGCTCAATGTCGGACGTGTTCAGATCAGAGCGAGTGGCAACGTCGGCAGGTCCCGTTTCAACCTTTTGCAGATTGGGGACCAGATAATACAAAAGCGACTTTTTGCCCGCTGGCCTGGGCAGTGCATCCTGTTCCGCACGAGTGATTCGCGCATAGTGTTGGTATTCTTGGAACGAGACGTCTGGGTCGTGAAGACGTCGCATACGGGGGGGGGTTGCGAAGCTGACAGGCTCAGCCTTgtcgtcttgtccaagtcgaTGGGAGTTGTGGTGCTCCACGAGTTTTTCAGAATTctccatcttgtcaatgAGATTGTGACTTGTGACGAGGGATTGAGACTCAAGAGTAAAGAGTCAAGACGGCGCGTGTCACGGTCCGGGGCCCCGGCGACGAGACGCCTACATATATACTGCCAATTTAACCGGCCGGCGTCGTCTCAATTGTCTGATGCAGCTTCGGTGATGGTCCTGGAGTTGGTTCGGGCCAAGATTCGATCTTGTGGCGGAGGCGtgccctcctcggcgtcaCTAGCGAATATTCTACAGGAACTTTTTGTTCCTTCGACCAAGCTTCTCTCTCttgtggcggcgctggctcGGCCACACCTCCAAGACCGGCATCGAGGTGCCGATGAGACCAAGTTTATATGGTACACGAGGCTCGTCACCACGATCAAGGTATCAATCAGCCCAGTTCCTGGACAGAGGGCCCTCGCATGCCGTCCGAGCCGAGTCCTCTCCCACAAAGTGGATTTCGTATCGGTTCTAGTCCCATATGATATAACTACTCGGTACTACCCTGCTCTTCGAAGACAAGGTTACTTGAACCTTCAGAGCCACCGCTGTGCCGGATCGGTGTTATTGGGCGAGGGTTTAGGCTTATCTGTTTTGCTTGTAAACAGGAGCATCAAATTGTTCCAATGGAAACGTTTCGAGACGTCAAATAGGCCAAGCAAGAGTTCCACTCTCGGGTCTCGGGGTGTGTCTTGCCCTAATAACCCTGGCAACCTGGCAGGGTATCGTGAGCGCCACGATGCCGTCCGAGAATGACTAGGGTACGGCTCTTCCGAGCAGCAAGGATCAAATTGCGTGGTCCCGCGTTCTTGTGGAATCGTCTTCCGTCTCCATTAGAAACCTGGGGTAGGCACAAGAAGTTGAGGGAGGAGCCCTGTAACGGCTTGAATCAAGGCATAACGATTCATGAATCTAATCCCCGATGAAGAAATGCGGGGAACCCAGATTGCAGGTCGCCGTCTTTCCACTTTCCACTTTCCACTTTCCACTTTCCACCTTGCACTTTGCACCTTGCACCTTGCACCTTCCACCTTCCAACTTCCCAGGCTCGGGTTATCGGCTCGACGGATGGATTCTTGTGGAGCAAAAGGCAACGCCTCAATGCCAACAGACGAAAGCTCATGGGACGAAACAACAGCCACATCCGCATGTTGCCCCCGTCTCGGCCAAGGTCACTTGGAAGTGGCGAATGTTGACGGTCCTTGTGGATCAGACAGATGGCACGAGGCGTTTGCATACTCGCCAAAGGGGAAATGGCTACCGACGGTCCAATGGGAAGGATATCGTCGGGGAATTGCGACTTTTCGTCTTATTCGCCGGCTTCACCATGTTGATGAGAGCCAGCACTTGTTGCGCGAGGCGTCCCAAAATCGTCATCACACAATCATACTTGCGCAGGTTTGGCCAATAACACACACGTTGCTTTGTGTCGTGGATTTTCTTAGACCGGGCACTCAGAGTCATGGATGTAGAGGTGAGGCCAAACTCATACGAGTCCACGTCTAAGTCGCTTCTCCGGGACAAGGCCTGACGGAGATCTCCGCAGGCTCTCCGGCTTTCGGTTGTATATACCCCGGCGACTTGGAGGCACGCCGGCCG from Metarhizium brunneum chromosome 2, complete sequence includes these protein-coding regions:
- the ZNRF3 gene encoding E3 ubiquitin-protein ligase ZNRF3; protein product: MSSSTNPDNINPQPTSDGGSVAVGIVLGILAGIFVVLVLLSRLLCKNRGGGSPEDLEAGKRKRLASILKLDGVAPSRAYGNDQEKAEPEPKPPASCSFDNVIVCAICLDVLKDDDMVRRLPCQHYFHSSCLDTWYLRQHNTCPLCKTPFFDQSQKKEKKAVVMAESSSQAAGSQTI
- the mtr_1 gene encoding N amino acid transport system protein, with amino-acid sequence MENSEKLVEHHNSHRLGQDDKAEPVSFATPPRMRRLHDPDVSFQEYQHYARITRAEQDALPRPAGKKSLLYYLVPNLQKVETGPADVATRSDLNTSDIEQRKIISDEEWTNASRALRTAGTGAIFYLITTDILGPFGLPYAFATTGWGPGTALYTVFGFMAGFSGYLLWDCFMGLDSFQFPIKSFGDIGFRVYGTWCRYLFNVLQAIQLICNVGAIIISNGEALSEAVKFKLCYAICCLVWALAGFVLGQIRTLQKFTWLANVAVFINLLIMFITMGAAAHTPPLYSASASSAGYSIDPALVTPVNGTYPPVQHSAALPDSGNFAASLNGAMQAVYSYGGSMIFPEFMAEMRRPRDFLKGMWSAQLFIYICYMLYGLFMYGFQGQYVQTPAYLGISAYGLQTAGNSLAIVSALIAATLYGNIGIKVLYNNILVEFFKAPPLESKHGRYIWFALVPIYWSMAYVIGAAIPDFAGFTGIVAAVCILQFTYSFPPLLHIGYQIQKSAMEGEAGFDPSTGELAARDGGIRRWVRGFFGARWYLNVFNLLYFLGAMALCALGIYSSVMNLIQIYAVPQLNAFGCKSPLDVSA